A stretch of Candidatus Chlorobium masyuteum DNA encodes these proteins:
- the tmk gene encoding dTMP kinase gives MLITFEGIDGAGKSTQIKKLVSYLADSGREVLTLREPGGTEVAEKIRLILLESRHEISPVGELLLFSASRAELIHEVIKPALAGNKIVILDRFFDSTTAYQGYGRGIDLELLRSIIAISTCGITPDITFYLDIKPEEAISRKFSAKSIPLAFDSSELDRMERSGLEFYQNVRQGYLDILKESNGRMLCLNALEAPEEIHRRIIALLHDRLQA, from the coding sequence ATGCTGATAACCTTTGAAGGGATTGACGGTGCAGGGAAATCAACACAGATAAAAAAACTGGTCAGCTATCTGGCCGACAGTGGCCGGGAAGTGCTGACCCTCAGAGAGCCGGGAGGAACCGAAGTTGCTGAAAAAATCCGTCTCATTCTTCTTGAAAGCCGCCACGAAATAAGCCCCGTCGGAGAGCTTCTGCTCTTTTCGGCAAGCAGGGCCGAGCTCATACATGAGGTCATCAAACCTGCACTCGCTGGAAATAAAATTGTTATTCTCGATCGTTTTTTTGATTCCACAACCGCCTATCAGGGATATGGACGCGGTATCGACCTTGAGCTGCTCCGCTCTATTATTGCCATTTCAACATGCGGTATAACCCCCGATATCACCTTCTATCTTGATATCAAGCCGGAAGAGGCCATCAGCAGAAAATTTTCAGCAAAATCGATTCCTCTCGCATTCGACAGCAGTGAACTGGACCGAATGGAGCGCTCCGGACTTGAATTCTATCAAAATGTCCGCCAGGGTTACCTCGACATCCTGAAAGAGAGCAACGGACGCATGCTCTGCCTGAATGCCCTTGAGGCACCAGAAGAGATTCACCGCCGTATAATCGCACTTCTGCATGATCGTTTGCAAGCCTGA
- a CDS encoding SDR family oxidoreductase, which translates to MNRKIFLITGASTGIGAATARRAVEAGFNVVLAARSTAKLEQLQSELGSGRSLAVTCDVSSWQSQEKMLQETLERFGRLDVVFANAGFSKGSTFFGGEDKAEEWKEMVLVNVFGAAATARLTLPELVKTRGHFLVTGSVVGRTTSIRNLYSATKWAVTGMAQAIRNEMAGRGVRVTLVEPGVVDTPFWDNIQKPDTPELQPDDIARAVIYAVSQPQHVDVNEILIRPTGQPG; encoded by the coding sequence ATGAACCGCAAGATCTTTCTCATCACCGGAGCATCAACCGGTATCGGCGCAGCGACAGCCCGTCGTGCCGTTGAAGCCGGCTTCAATGTTGTGCTTGCTGCCCGCTCCACCGCAAAGCTGGAGCAGCTTCAGAGCGAACTCGGTTCCGGCCGCTCGCTTGCCGTCACCTGCGATGTCTCCAGCTGGCAATCCCAAGAGAAGATGCTGCAAGAGACTCTCGAACGGTTCGGACGACTGGATGTGGTCTTTGCAAACGCCGGATTTTCCAAAGGCTCAACCTTTTTCGGCGGTGAAGATAAGGCTGAAGAGTGGAAGGAGATGGTGCTTGTCAATGTATTCGGTGCCGCTGCAACAGCCCGCCTGACTCTGCCGGAACTGGTAAAAACCAGGGGTCACTTTCTTGTTACCGGCTCAGTGGTCGGCCGTACCACCTCCATCAGAAACCTCTACTCTGCCACCAAGTGGGCGGTCACCGGCATGGCCCAGGCTATCCGCAACGAGATGGCGGGAAGAGGAGTCCGGGTAACTCTGGTTGAACCGGGAGTTGTGGACACTCCGTTCTGGGACAACATCCAGAAACCCGATACTCCGGAACTTCAGCCCGACGATATTGCCCGGGCTGTCATCTATGCCGTGAGCCAGCCACAGCATGTCGATGTCAATGAAATCCTTATTCGCCCGACCGGTCAGCCGGGTTAA
- a CDS encoding amino acid permease — MKNSFRKKPLSLLLEEMKSEHRLHRVLGPVALTSLGVGAIIGTGIFVLIGVAAHDKAGPAVTLSFALAGLACIFAALCYAEFASMVPVAGSAYTYAYATLGELFAWIIGWDLILEYGVASATVAHGWSHYFQDFIGIFGLGVPLLFAKAPLDFDPSTGVMSLTGAWLDLPAVLITFIVTVILVKGIRESARFNAGMVIIKVAIVLLVIVLGAMYVHPENWTPFAPFGYSGLSIFGKTILGDASPEGAPVGVLAGAAMIFFAYIGFDSISTHAEEAKNPQRDIPIALISSLVICTILYIAVAAVITGMVPYNLISIDAPVSNAFKQVGIGWAQFVISLGAITGITSVLLVMMLSQPRIFLAMARDGLLPKSFFGAIHEKFRTPWKSTILTGSFVALLGALLPLRLLAELVNIGTLFAFVVVCSAVLIMRKKHPEAERPFRAPLVPFVPLAGILTCLTLMFSLPAENWIRLIVWLLIGMVIYYFYGRKHSALNNLNR; from the coding sequence TTGAAAAACAGTTTTCGTAAAAAACCGCTCTCGCTTCTGCTTGAGGAGATGAAAAGTGAGCACCGGCTGCACAGGGTGCTTGGGCCGGTTGCGCTTACCAGTCTTGGAGTTGGCGCCATTATCGGGACAGGAATCTTCGTCCTTATCGGGGTTGCTGCTCATGATAAAGCCGGGCCTGCGGTAACGCTCTCATTTGCCCTTGCGGGTCTGGCCTGTATATTCGCCGCACTCTGCTATGCCGAGTTTGCTTCTATGGTGCCGGTTGCCGGATCAGCCTACACCTATGCCTATGCAACACTGGGTGAACTGTTTGCCTGGATAATCGGATGGGATCTGATTCTCGAGTACGGAGTTGCCTCGGCAACTGTTGCACACGGATGGTCGCACTACTTCCAGGATTTCATCGGCATATTCGGGCTCGGGGTCCCCCTGCTCTTTGCCAAGGCACCGCTTGACTTTGATCCATCAACAGGGGTAATGAGCCTTACCGGTGCATGGCTGGATCTTCCGGCTGTACTCATCACCTTTATCGTCACCGTTATCCTTGTCAAGGGCATCAGGGAGAGTGCCCGGTTCAATGCCGGGATGGTTATCATCAAGGTTGCCATCGTGCTGCTCGTCATCGTGCTCGGCGCAATGTACGTTCACCCTGAAAACTGGACTCCCTTCGCTCCGTTCGGCTATTCCGGTCTCTCCATCTTCGGCAAGACCATTCTCGGCGATGCGAGCCCTGAAGGAGCACCGGTCGGAGTCCTTGCCGGTGCGGCCATGATTTTCTTCGCCTATATCGGCTTCGACTCCATTTCAACCCATGCCGAAGAGGCTAAAAATCCCCAGCGAGATATCCCGATCGCCCTCATCAGCTCACTCGTCATCTGCACCATTCTCTATATTGCTGTAGCAGCAGTCATCACCGGCATGGTTCCCTACAACCTTATCAGTATTGACGCTCCGGTCTCAAATGCCTTCAAGCAGGTCGGCATCGGCTGGGCCCAGTTTGTCATCTCCCTTGGAGCCATCACAGGCATCACTTCGGTGCTGCTGGTGATGATGCTCAGCCAGCCGAGAATCTTTCTGGCCATGGCCCGGGACGGCCTCCTGCCGAAATCATTTTTCGGCGCCATTCATGAAAAGTTCAGAACACCCTGGAAATCCACCATCCTGACCGGGTCGTTTGTTGCCCTTCTCGGTGCGCTGCTCCCTTTGCGCCTCCTTGCTGAACTGGTCAATATCGGCACGCTCTTCGCCTTTGTTGTTGTCTGCAGCGCAGTACTTATCATGAGAAAAAAACATCCTGAAGCTGAACGCCCCTTCAGGGCTCCCCTGGTGCCATTTGTGCCGCTTGCAGGTATTCTGACCTGCCTCACGCTCATGTTCTCTCTTCCTGCTGAGAACTGGATACGACTCATTGTGTGGCTGCTCATCGGTATGGTGATCTACTATTTCTATGGCCGAAAGCACAGTGCCCTGAACAACCTGAACCGATAA
- a CDS encoding zinc metallopeptidase yields MYLDPLYFVFALPPMLLGLWAQFKVKSAFKKYSRVPTQSGVNGSQAARRILERGGVGNVTVEATHGMLSDHYDPRHKALRLSEEVFNLASIASVGVAAHEAGHALQDKTGYMPLQLRSIMVPAVSIGSNLGPIIFMAGMFLAGTLGTTLAWAGIALFGATALFALVTLPVEFDASRRAKELLVSQGIVSSAEMKGINAVLNAAALTYVAAAAQAIMQLVYFLSIMNRRDS; encoded by the coding sequence ATGTATTTAGATCCGCTCTATTTTGTTTTTGCCCTCCCTCCGATGCTTCTCGGGTTATGGGCCCAGTTCAAGGTAAAATCCGCTTTTAAAAAATACTCCCGGGTGCCAACCCAGAGCGGCGTCAACGGCTCACAGGCCGCACGGCGTATTCTGGAACGTGGAGGAGTCGGTAATGTGACTGTTGAAGCCACTCACGGGATGCTTTCCGATCACTATGATCCCCGCCATAAGGCTCTTCGTCTGAGCGAAGAGGTTTTTAATCTGGCAAGTATAGCCTCGGTAGGTGTTGCCGCTCACGAAGCCGGACATGCACTTCAGGATAAAACAGGCTATATGCCGCTACAACTGCGTTCAATCATGGTTCCGGCTGTCTCTATCGGCAGCAATCTCGGACCGATTATTTTCATGGCCGGAATGTTCCTTGCCGGCACGCTTGGCACCACTCTGGCATGGGCCGGGATAGCCCTTTTCGGCGCAACGGCACTCTTCGCTCTGGTTACCCTTCCGGTGGAGTTCGATGCAAGCCGCAGGGCAAAAGAGCTTCTTGTCTCTCAGGGAATTGTTTCAAGTGCCGAGATGAAAGGAATCAACGCCGTGCTGAATGCTGCCGCGCTTACCTATGTTGCCGCCGCCGCCCAGGCCATCATGCAGCTTGTCTACTTTCTCTCTATCATGAATCGCCGAGACTCGTAG
- a CDS encoding phosphate ABC transporter substrate-binding protein encodes MIKKLLLLGILLSFSAEAGSATPVKTIVLDGSTTVGPVAKSFAAYFTRKYGVRVSVSESGSGNGAKSLINGSCTIATLSRPMKDAELAAARTKGVNPVATVVAMDGLAIVVHPANPVRALTKAQISSIYTGRITNWKQIGGPNANIVVIQRESNSGTAESFKDLVVGKGVQIKGSAETQSSNGSVKSRVSSTPTAIGYLGLGFVDRSVKAVAVNGVLPDVKTVRSGSYPVARPLYFYTNGQPAGVVKQFVDLPKTTAGKGMISELGFVNR; translated from the coding sequence ATGATAAAAAAATTACTGCTGCTTGGTATCCTGCTCTCTTTTTCTGCGGAAGCGGGATCAGCTACGCCTGTAAAAACTATTGTACTTGATGGTTCGACTACTGTCGGCCCGGTTGCGAAATCATTCGCGGCATATTTTACAAGAAAATACGGTGTTCGAGTATCGGTCAGCGAGTCGGGAAGCGGCAACGGAGCCAAAAGTCTGATCAACGGATCATGCACGATTGCAACACTCTCCCGACCAATGAAAGATGCCGAACTTGCCGCCGCAAGAACAAAAGGGGTAAATCCGGTTGCAACGGTTGTGGCAATGGACGGTCTGGCAATTGTTGTGCATCCCGCCAATCCGGTTCGTGCGCTGACAAAAGCCCAGATCAGCAGCATCTATACCGGACGTATTACCAACTGGAAGCAGATTGGGGGGCCAAATGCAAATATTGTGGTTATTCAGCGCGAATCCAACAGCGGTACAGCGGAGTCATTCAAGGATCTGGTTGTAGGCAAAGGGGTTCAGATCAAAGGGAGTGCCGAAACCCAGTCAAGCAATGGTTCTGTTAAAAGCAGAGTCAGTTCAACTCCTACAGCCATTGGTTATCTCGGTCTGGGCTTTGTAGACCGTTCAGTGAAAGCGGTTGCTGTTAATGGAGTGCTGCCTGATGTGAAAACGGTCAGGAGCGGCAGCTATCCCGTAGCAAGACCGCTCTACTTCTATACCAACGGTCAGCCGGCAGGAGTGGTCAAACAGTTTGTCGATTTGCCGAAAACAACAGCAGGCAAGGGTATGATAAGTGAGCTTGGTTTTGTTAATCGTTGA